In Tistrella bauzanensis, a single genomic region encodes these proteins:
- a CDS encoding replicative DNA helicase — protein MTDTDLDAAGLPAPAGSDDGRGPTAGGMLPAAGAALPARHRPNNAEVEQALLGALLINNEATHRVSSFLRPEHFHEPVHQRIYGQILRFMERGQIANPATLKPLFDSDPALNAVGGASYLARLVGSAISIINVEDYAKIIHDFALRRALIDIGEDVVNEAYDGQAERRAIEQIEHAEHRLYTLAEQGEIEGGFVSFDRALGVALDQIEAAYKRDGNLVGVATDLIDLDNLMGGLQPSDLLILAGRPSMGKTALATTIAFNAARAYRAEPDTAGRAKGVDGAVVGFFSLEMSSEQLAARLLAGAAGVPSDRLRRGTMSAEDFERVVMAARDLSRIPLFIDDTPAITVPAMRARARRLKRQHGLSMIVVDYLQLMRAVRATDNRVQEVSEITQGLKAVAKELNVPVIALSQLSRAVEQREDKRPQLSDLRESGSIEQDADVVMFVFREEYYLARAEPKQRPDEKPDKFAERYSHWQSRFEISRSVAEVIVAKQRHGPIGTVRLHFDLNTTRFGNLDRDHAALLAANAPEE, from the coding sequence ACCGCCGGCGGCATGCTGCCGGCTGCCGGCGCCGCGCTGCCGGCACGTCACCGCCCCAACAATGCCGAGGTCGAACAGGCGCTGCTGGGCGCGCTGCTGATCAACAATGAAGCCACCCACAGGGTCAGCAGCTTCCTCAGGCCGGAGCATTTCCACGAGCCGGTCCATCAGCGGATCTATGGCCAGATCCTGCGGTTCATGGAACGCGGCCAGATCGCCAACCCCGCCACCCTCAAGCCACTCTTCGACAGCGACCCGGCCCTGAACGCGGTCGGCGGTGCGTCTTATCTGGCCCGTCTGGTGGGTTCCGCGATCTCGATCATCAATGTCGAGGACTACGCCAAGATCATCCACGACTTCGCCCTGCGCCGGGCGTTGATCGACATCGGCGAGGATGTGGTCAACGAAGCCTATGACGGGCAGGCCGAACGCCGGGCGATCGAGCAGATCGAGCATGCCGAGCACCGCCTGTACACCCTGGCCGAACAGGGCGAGATCGAGGGCGGGTTCGTGTCGTTCGATCGCGCGCTGGGCGTGGCGCTCGACCAGATCGAAGCCGCCTACAAGCGCGACGGCAATCTGGTGGGTGTCGCCACCGATCTGATCGACCTCGACAACCTGATGGGCGGGTTGCAGCCATCGGATCTGCTGATCCTGGCGGGACGCCCATCGATGGGCAAGACCGCGCTTGCCACCACAATCGCCTTCAACGCCGCCCGCGCCTATCGCGCCGAACCCGACACCGCCGGGCGTGCCAAGGGCGTGGACGGCGCCGTGGTCGGATTCTTCTCGCTGGAAATGTCGTCGGAACAGCTGGCGGCCCGCCTGCTGGCCGGCGCCGCCGGCGTGCCGTCCGACCGGCTGCGCCGCGGCACCATGAGCGCCGAGGACTTCGAACGGGTGGTGATGGCGGCCCGCGATCTGTCGCGGATCCCGCTGTTCATCGACGACACCCCGGCAATCACCGTGCCCGCCATGCGGGCCCGCGCCCGGCGGCTGAAGCGCCAGCACGGCCTGTCGATGATCGTGGTCGATTATCTTCAGCTCATGCGGGCGGTGCGTGCCACCGACAATCGCGTGCAGGAGGTGTCCGAGATCACCCAGGGCCTGAAGGCGGTGGCCAAGGAACTGAACGTGCCGGTGATCGCGCTGTCGCAGTTGTCGCGCGCCGTGGAACAGCGCGAGGACAAGCGCCCCCAGCTATCGGATCTGCGTGAAAGCGGATCGATCGAGCAGGACGCCGACGTGGTGATGTTCGTATTCCGCGAAGAATACTATCTGGCCCGTGCCGAGCCCAAACAGCGCCCGGACGAGAAGCCCGACAAGTTCGCCGAGCGCTACAGCCACTGGCAGAGCCGGTTCGAGATATCGCGCAGTGTCGCCGAAGTGATCGTGGCCAAACAACGCCATGGACCGATCGGCACGGTGCGCCTGCATTTCGACCTCAATACCACCCGCTTCGGCAATCTGGATCGCGACCATGCGGCGCTGCTTGCCGCCAACGCCCCGGAGGAATAA